A single genomic interval of Devosia oryziradicis harbors:
- a CDS encoding ABC transporter permease, with translation MFAVFRDLVRYNIEFTIGLILVAIVVVFSAASFFSPVDPSLIYMTIPDQPPSPQFWFGTNSRGQDMFWQLSAAFKNSLIFGLTVAVLSRIISIAVGLTAGYLGGWVDRVLMFINDIFVSVPIFPILVLFYFVLRSNMDSLTLALIMAGLGWPFDARLIRSVAVGLKHREFTRHAVFAGMSTPKILLEEHLPYVMPIVFATFMNNMLWSIGLEVTLAVLGFTNINQPTIGTVLYWANSHSAMVVGTWWWIVIPVILIVMTFLGLFLLAVSMNEYIDPRSRLRRMGA, from the coding sequence ATGTTTGCCGTTTTCCGCGACCTGGTTCGCTACAATATCGAATTCACCATCGGCCTGATCCTGGTGGCGATCGTGGTGGTGTTTTCGGCGGCGAGCTTCTTCTCGCCGGTCGATCCCTCGCTGATCTACATGACCATTCCCGATCAGCCGCCGTCCCCCCAATTCTGGTTTGGCACCAATTCGCGCGGCCAGGATATGTTCTGGCAGCTTTCGGCTGCCTTCAAGAACAGCCTGATTTTCGGGCTGACCGTCGCCGTGCTCAGCCGCATCATTTCCATCGCGGTTGGCCTCACTGCCGGCTATCTTGGCGGCTGGGTCGACCGGGTGCTGATGTTCATCAACGACATCTTCGTGTCCGTCCCGATCTTCCCCATTCTGGTGCTGTTCTATTTCGTGCTGCGCAGCAACATGGACAGCCTCACCCTGGCGCTGATCATGGCTGGCCTGGGCTGGCCGTTCGACGCGCGCCTGATCCGCTCGGTAGCCGTGGGCCTCAAGCATCGCGAATTCACCCGCCACGCCGTCTTCGCCGGCATGAGCACGCCCAAGATCTTGCTCGAAGAGCATCTGCCCTATGTGATGCCCATCGTCTTCGCCACCTTCATGAACAACATGCTGTGGTCGATCGGTCTCGAAGTGACGCTGGCCGTGCTGGGTTTCACCAATATCAACCAGCCCACCATCGGCACGGTGCTCTACTGGGCCAACAGCCACTCGGCCATGGTGGTGGGCACCTGGTGGTGGATCGTCATTCCGGTGATCCTGATCGTGATGACGTTCCTGGGCCTGTTCCTGCTGGCCGTCTCGATGAACGAATATATCGATCCGCGCAGCCGCCTGCGCCGCATGGGAGCCTAG
- a CDS encoding ABC transporter permease, whose translation MHGYLWFVAKRALQMLAVIFCGISATFLVTHLSPINPVEQVLGRLSARANLSPEAIASTRAALNDLFGTGAPLHEQYVNFWLRLIRGDLGPSLMAFPTPAMDIVSRAMPWTLGLLVSATLITFAIGNLLGALAGYNQNNRFFKMFGIIAMGIQPIPYYVVAFILLIIFGFLWPVLPISGGFAMDVTPGYNWPFISSVLQHAILPAFSVVLVGFGGWFIGMRALVSNVINDDYVTYAELAGVKKSTIVGSYVIRNAVVPQLTALALTLGGVFSGTVITEQVFNYPGLGSLLIDAVNAGDYSLVLAVSTVSITAVAVAIFIVDLLHPLLDPRVKTE comes from the coding sequence ATGCACGGTTATCTATGGTTCGTCGCCAAACGCGCGCTGCAGATGCTGGCGGTCATTTTCTGCGGTATCTCGGCGACGTTTCTTGTGACGCATCTGTCGCCGATCAATCCGGTGGAGCAGGTCCTGGGGCGTCTCTCGGCGCGCGCCAATCTGTCCCCCGAAGCCATCGCCTCGACCCGCGCGGCCCTCAACGATCTGTTCGGAACAGGCGCGCCCCTGCATGAGCAATATGTGAATTTCTGGCTCCGCCTGATCCGCGGCGACCTGGGACCTTCGCTGATGGCGTTCCCGACGCCGGCGATGGATATCGTCAGCCGCGCCATGCCCTGGACGCTGGGCCTGCTGGTTTCGGCAACGCTGATCACCTTCGCCATCGGCAACCTGCTCGGTGCCCTGGCTGGCTACAACCAGAACAACCGCTTCTTCAAGATGTTCGGCATCATCGCCATGGGCATCCAGCCTATTCCTTACTACGTGGTGGCCTTCATCCTGCTGATCATCTTCGGTTTCCTCTGGCCGGTGCTGCCCATTTCCGGCGGCTTCGCCATGGACGTGACGCCCGGCTACAACTGGCCTTTCATCAGTTCGGTGCTGCAACACGCCATCCTGCCGGCCTTTTCGGTCGTGCTGGTCGGCTTTGGCGGCTGGTTCATCGGCATGCGCGCGCTGGTATCCAATGTCATCAACGACGACTACGTGACCTATGCCGAGCTGGCGGGCGTAAAGAAATCCACCATCGTGGGCAGCTATGTGATCCGCAACGCCGTCGTGCCGCAGCTGACGGCACTGGCCCTGACCTTGGGTGGCGTGTTCTCCGGGACCGTCATCACCGAGCAGGTCTTCAACTATCCCGGCCTGGGCTCCCTGCTGATCGATGCCGTCAATGCCGGCGACTATTCGCTGGTGTTGGCCGTGTCGACCGTCTCGATCACCGCCGTCGCCGTCGCGATCTTCATCGTTGACCTGCTGCATCCGCTGCTCGACCCGCGCGTGAAGACGGAGTAA
- a CDS encoding ABC transporter ATP-binding protein: MSTLLDVSHVSKRFTMGGLLSRKTVEAVQDASLSLSVETPEIFTIIGESGSGKTTLARMILGLELPTDGEISFRGKTVSHRVGRRERLDFMGHVQPVFQNPFEAFNPLKRIDRYLESTARRFLKLRHRDDLDAAMDGALQKVGLSLAEARGRFPHEMSGGQLQRAAIARALIPNPSLLVADEPVSMVDASLRMSIVNLLKSLRDDLKVSVIYITHDLATAYYISNRLIIMQRGRIVEMGDARTVLDNPEHPYSRLLKASVLSTEDAGSGKLQTDPGMADRATALVRQQGKLVSRPDGRSVRVYEGA, encoded by the coding sequence ATGAGTACCCTGCTCGACGTCTCCCACGTCTCCAAGCGTTTCACCATGGGCGGCCTGCTGTCGCGCAAGACGGTTGAGGCCGTGCAGGATGCGAGCCTGTCGCTCAGCGTCGAAACGCCCGAAATCTTCACGATCATCGGCGAATCCGGTTCGGGCAAGACCACGCTGGCTCGCATGATCCTGGGCCTGGAACTGCCCACCGACGGCGAAATCAGCTTCCGCGGCAAGACCGTGAGTCACCGCGTCGGCCGCCGGGAGCGACTCGACTTCATGGGCCATGTGCAGCCGGTATTCCAGAACCCGTTCGAGGCCTTCAATCCGCTCAAGCGCATCGACCGCTATCTCGAATCCACCGCCCGGCGCTTCCTCAAGCTGCGCCATCGCGATGACCTGGACGCCGCGATGGATGGCGCCCTGCAGAAGGTGGGCCTGAGCCTTGCCGAGGCCCGCGGCCGCTTTCCCCATGAAATGAGCGGCGGCCAGCTGCAGCGCGCCGCCATTGCTCGCGCCCTGATCCCCAATCCGTCGCTCCTGGTGGCCGACGAACCCGTGAGCATGGTCGATGCCAGCCTGCGCATGAGCATCGTCAACCTGCTCAAGAGCCTGCGCGACGACCTCAAGGTCAGCGTTATCTACATCACGCACGACCTGGCCACGGCCTACTACATCTCCAACCGCCTGATCATCATGCAGCGCGGTCGGATCGTGGAAATGGGGGATGCGCGGACCGTGCTCGACAATCCCGAGCATCCCTATTCGCGCCTGCTCAAGGCCAGCGTGCTGTCGACCGAGGATGCCGGCAGCGGCAAGCTCCAGACCGATCCCGGCATGGCCGACCGCGCCACGGCGCTGGTCCGGCAACAGGGCAAGCTCGTATCGCGCCCCGATGGCCGCAGCGTCCGGGTCTACGAGGGCGCCTGA
- a CDS encoding ABC transporter ATP-binding protein: MTQDLLKVEGLKAYYQMNYYGVEREVRAVDDITMTIRKNEIYGIAGESSSGKTSFIKVLAAAIRPPMRIVDGSVKYDFKNGPMDVATATPAQIEAVRWKHLSYIMQGSMSVLNPVRRIGRTFEDFAKRPLGLSGPAYRERVLNHLERLKLPAEVLNAYPHELSGGMRQRVTIGLATVCHPEFVIADEPTTALDVVVQKEVLGLIREIQQDMGSSVVFVTHDMTVHANMTDRVGIIYAGRLVEEGPTRQMFFAPKHPYTAHLVASLPRIGDTAQRPALEGRPPSLANPPSGCRFHPRCPLAIDKCRTDVPPLIPVANDHRSACWRWQDVEPLVAPQHQAVMA, from the coding sequence ATGACCCAGGATCTGCTCAAGGTCGAAGGCCTCAAGGCCTACTACCAGATGAACTACTACGGCGTGGAACGCGAGGTGCGCGCCGTCGACGACATCACCATGACCATCCGCAAGAACGAGATCTACGGCATTGCCGGAGAGAGCTCGTCGGGCAAGACCAGCTTCATCAAGGTGCTGGCGGCGGCCATCCGGCCACCCATGCGCATCGTCGACGGGTCGGTCAAATATGACTTCAAGAACGGACCGATGGATGTGGCCACGGCCACGCCAGCCCAGATCGAGGCCGTGCGCTGGAAGCACCTGAGCTACATCATGCAGGGCTCGATGAGCGTCCTCAATCCGGTGCGGCGCATCGGGCGGACCTTCGAGGATTTCGCCAAGCGCCCGCTGGGGCTGAGCGGCCCGGCGTATCGGGAGCGCGTGCTCAACCATCTCGAGCGGCTCAAGCTGCCGGCCGAAGTGCTCAATGCCTATCCCCATGAGCTGTCGGGCGGCATGCGGCAGCGCGTGACCATTGGCCTGGCCACCGTCTGCCACCCTGAATTTGTCATCGCCGATGAACCCACCACCGCGCTCGACGTCGTGGTGCAGAAGGAAGTCCTGGGGCTGATCCGCGAGATCCAGCAGGATATGGGCTCGTCCGTCGTCTTCGTGACCCACGACATGACGGTCCATGCCAACATGACCGACCGGGTGGGCATCATCTATGCCGGCCGGCTGGTCGAGGAAGGCCCGACGCGGCAGATGTTCTTTGCGCCCAAGCACCCCTATACCGCCCATCTGGTAGCCAGCCTGCCGCGCATCGGCGACACCGCCCAGCGCCCGGCGCTGGAAGGCCGGCCACCCAGCCTGGCCAATCCACCCAGCGGCTGCCGCTTTCATCCGCGCTGCCCGCTGGCCATCGACAAGTGCCGGACCGACGTGCCGCCCCTCATTCCGGTCGCCAACGATCATCGTTCGGCCTGCTGGCGCTGGCAGGATGTGGAACCCCTGGTGGCCCCGCAACATCAGGCGGTGATGGCATGA